The following are encoded in a window of Diorhabda sublineata isolate icDioSubl1.1 chromosome 3, icDioSubl1.1, whole genome shotgun sequence genomic DNA:
- the LOC130441976 gene encoding vacuolar fusion protein CCZ1 homolog: MVTQIIAGLKNFFIFNSTLGTKEGEELKKILYYYPITENTDIQIKNVGLVEGIIQFTETFKPSSPVSSLHTNRTRHLYYQPEKNYWMVMTLQLNYATKEGSNDTEDLQDDVEDNVYESILKQAYLMYRLFWNTFESVKDIGNLKKTLELFYRAYIQNMKLANADILNILSGIQYLPLDKQTFLKVQCFINCLESNYEIIKYTSFLFNDHLIWSGVEPTDMQIVYQYLINNLLPANIETELQGGSIPRNSPSPFAALRHGRFITGPSNLKLAKTIGKVPKVYLFASGEARGYHLVVYRVLSATICLFIKGDIELTLDLFKVLDEFLNSKLISIVSDIAEYCSKQVVTPSGSTDSSPRFIYFNKLNLAYKSTVHLDNRQSGNITCPKESMKIAVEMKANAPSLGQSGETIVKTMNDYWVVMKVSNNREFYIALQQKNASLIDISEEVRRICETELKGIFFPQM; encoded by the exons ATGGTGACTCAAATAATTGCTGggttaaaaaatttcttcatattcaATTCTACATTAGGGACTAAAGAAGGAGAG gaattgaaaaaaattctttattattaccCCATAACAGAAAATACGGATATCCAGATTAAAAATGTTGGTCTGGTTGAAGGAATCATACAATTTACAGA aacTTTCAAACCATCTTCTCCAGTTAGTTCTTTACATACGAATAGAACACGACATTTGTATTATCAACCAGAAAAGAATTATTGGATGGTTATG actttacaattaaattatgcCACAAAAGAAGGTTCAAATGATACCGAAGATCTACAGGATGATGTCGAAGATAACGTCTATGAATCTATTTTAAAACAAGCTTATCTTATGTACAGATTATTTTGGAATACTTTCGAAAGTGTTAAAGATATtgggaatttaaaaaaaactttagaaTTATTTTACAGAGCC tatatacaaaatatgaaacttGCTAATGCGGATATATTAAACATATTATCCGGTATTCAATATCTACCTTTAGATAAACAGACATTTCTGAAAGTACaatgtttcattaattgtttaGAAAGTAATTACgagattataaaatatacttcGTTTCTATTTAACGATCATTTAATATG GAGCGGTGTCGAACCCACCGACATGCAAATagtttatcaatatttaataaacaatctTCTTCCCGCTAATATCGAAACAGAACTCCAAGGAGGTTCGATTCCTCGTAATTCCCCTTCTCCTTTCGCGGCTTTACGTCACGGCCGATTCATAACTGGCCCTTCGAATCTTAAATTAGCAAAAACTATAGGGAAAGTaccaaaagtttatttattcgcTAGTGGGGAGGCTAGAGGTTATCACCTAGTCGTTTATAGGGTACTAAGTGCTACTATATGTCTTTTTATTaaag gagaTATTGAATTGACGTTAGATTTGTTTAAAGTGTTGGACGAATTTTTGAATTCGAAATTGATTTCTATAGTGTCAGATATAGCGGAATATTGTTCGAAACAAGTTGTAACTCCTTCTGGTAGCACGGATTCCTCTCCaagatttatatatttcaataaacttaaTCTGGCTTATAAAAGTACGGTTCATTTGGATAATAGACAGAGCGGGAATATCACTTGTCCAAAAGAATCTATGAAGATTGCTGTGGAAATGAAAGCAAATGCGCCATCTTTGGGGCAATCTGGAGAAACTATTGTTAAAACTATGAACGATTATTGGGTGGTTATGAAGGTGTCGAATAATAGGGAGTTTTATATAGCGTTACAACAGAAGAATGCAAGTTTGATTGATATCAGTG AGGAAGTTCGGAGGATATGTGAAACGGAACTGAAAGGAATATTTTTTCCCCAAATGTAA